A single genomic interval of Lewinellaceae bacterium harbors:
- a CDS encoding dCTP deaminase, translated as MILSDVSILEAIEKGEIVIEPFRRESLGTNSYDVRLGKYLAVYQDDVLDARLHNQIREIEIGPEGYVIQPGILYLGVTEEYTETHNSVPFLEGKSSVGRLGIDIHATAGKGDVGFCNTWTLEISCVQPVRIYAGMPIGQLIYFQVEGPVNRMYHTKKDAKYTTRTTKPVESMMWKNKF; from the coding sequence ATGATACTTAGTGACGTATCCATCCTGGAGGCTATCGAAAAAGGTGAAATCGTCATCGAGCCTTTTCGCCGGGAGAGTTTAGGTACCAATTCTTACGATGTCCGCCTGGGTAAATACCTGGCTGTGTATCAGGATGATGTACTGGATGCCCGTCTCCATAACCAGATCAGGGAGATTGAGATTGGCCCCGAGGGATATGTGATCCAGCCGGGGATACTCTACCTGGGTGTGACCGAAGAATATACGGAGACCCATAACTCGGTACCTTTTCTGGAAGGTAAATCGAGTGTCGGACGGCTTGGCATTGACATCCATGCCACGGCCGGTAAGGGTGATGTCGGTTTTTGCAATACCTGGACTCTTGAGATATCCTGTGTTCAGCCGGTACGTATTTATGCGGGTATGCCGATCGGTCAATTGATCTATTTTCAGGTTGAGGGCCCGGTTAACCGAATGTACCACACCAAGAAGGATGCAAAGTACACCACGCGTACCACCAAACCGGTAGAATCCATGATGTGGAAAAATAAATTCTGA
- a CDS encoding BatA domain-containing protein yields MQFVFPSFLWAFALLSIPVIIHLFYFRRFRKVYFTNVRFLREVKDETSSRNKLKNLLVLLSRVLMASFLILTFAQPFIPLNNKVDEGRKAVSIYVDNSFSMKAQSSDVPLLDKAKSRAREIVEGYNESDQFQIITNDFEGRHNRFFNKEDILPIIDEITYSPQVKDMKQVMERQHQLFNQAHQSQPVSYLISDFQDRITNLPPDPDTSFHTNLIPIQSVQEKNVSIDSCWFGAPVHVLGQNNPLYVRIRNYGDQTVENVRLSVIRNGQEQPMGSSSIAANASTVDTINIQTLEAGWHEMVVKISDYPVTFDDTYYLTFDVAQQVRILLLYAGLPDRYLQAALAGLKNFQVTAQSAQNIAYSEFGNYQLIILQDLPGISSGLGSELRQYLENTGNVLIFPAHNIDLQSYNAFLQSVPAGQLFAPDTLHRQVSQINTEEFIYNNVFERIRPNLRLPETNYNFGISRAGRAAEEPLLTYRDGSAFLMKYRVGAGQLYLSAAPINPDDNNLVNQPEVFVPLLFKTALANAESKEIAYWIGGNNTITMERQSGSDAVFVIRGAQEWIPKQTTVGNVVYLDTEEEPGEAGFYEVLWDNTPQAKLAFNFDRKESDLSITPLSVLKDRYGAAYTFLDDAQIADFSKYIRDQISGISLWRYCLWLVLFFLALEVLILRFWKT; encoded by the coding sequence ATGCAATTTGTGTTTCCATCCTTTCTTTGGGCCTTTGCGCTCCTCAGCATACCGGTTATCATTCATTTATTTTACTTCCGACGCTTCCGCAAGGTTTATTTTACCAATGTGCGCTTTCTGCGCGAAGTAAAAGATGAGACCAGCAGCCGTAATAAATTGAAAAATTTGCTGGTACTGCTTTCCCGCGTCCTGATGGCTTCCTTCCTGATCCTGACCTTTGCTCAGCCCTTTATTCCCCTCAACAACAAGGTGGACGAGGGTCGCAAAGCTGTCAGTATCTACGTCGATAATTCGTTTTCGATGAAAGCTCAGAGCTCGGATGTACCGTTACTGGATAAAGCAAAAAGCCGGGCCCGGGAAATAGTGGAAGGATATAATGAAAGCGATCAGTTTCAGATCATCACCAATGATTTCGAAGGCCGTCATAACCGGTTTTTTAATAAGGAGGACATCCTTCCCATCATTGATGAGATCACGTACAGCCCGCAGGTGAAAGATATGAAGCAGGTGATGGAACGACAACATCAGCTCTTCAACCAGGCTCATCAGTCGCAACCAGTATCGTATCTGATCTCCGACTTTCAGGATCGCATTACTAACTTGCCTCCTGACCCGGACACCTCCTTTCATACCAATCTGATCCCCATTCAGAGTGTGCAGGAGAAAAACGTGTCGATTGACAGCTGCTGGTTTGGCGCTCCCGTGCATGTGCTGGGTCAGAATAACCCACTGTATGTGCGGATCCGAAACTATGGCGATCAGACCGTGGAAAATGTACGGCTATCGGTCATTCGCAATGGCCAGGAGCAACCCATGGGATCCTCCTCCATCGCGGCCAATGCCAGTACCGTGGATACCATAAATATTCAGACACTGGAGGCAGGATGGCACGAGATGGTAGTAAAGATCAGTGATTACCCGGTGACATTTGACGATACCTATTACCTGACATTTGATGTAGCTCAACAGGTGCGCATCCTGTTGTTGTACGCCGGCTTGCCGGATCGCTACCTGCAGGCGGCACTGGCAGGACTGAAGAATTTCCAGGTCACCGCCCAATCCGCTCAGAATATTGCCTATTCGGAATTTGGGAATTATCAGCTGATCATCCTGCAGGACTTGCCGGGCATTTCTTCTGGTCTGGGGTCAGAGCTCAGGCAATACCTCGAAAATACCGGTAATGTATTGATTTTCCCGGCCCATAACATCGATTTACAGAGTTACAATGCCTTCCTCCAGTCGGTACCGGCAGGTCAATTGTTTGCTCCGGACACCCTGCACCGACAGGTATCCCAGATCAATACGGAAGAATTCATTTACAACAATGTCTTCGAACGTATCAGGCCTAACTTGCGCCTCCCGGAGACCAATTATAATTTCGGTATCTCACGTGCCGGCAGGGCTGCTGAAGAGCCGCTTTTAACTTACCGGGATGGCAGTGCCTTCCTGATGAAATACCGCGTAGGAGCAGGCCAGCTCTATCTTTCGGCGGCCCCGATCAATCCGGATGACAACAACCTGGTCAATCAGCCGGAAGTATTCGTTCCTTTATTATTCAAAACGGCGCTGGCCAATGCCGAGAGCAAGGAGATCGCATATTGGATCGGTGGCAATAATACCATTACCATGGAGCGGCAATCGGGTAGCGACGCAGTTTTTGTTATCCGCGGAGCTCAGGAATGGATCCCCAAACAGACGACCGTAGGCAATGTTGTCTACCTCGACACGGAGGAAGAACCCGGGGAAGCGGGATTTTACGAGGTATTGTGGGATAACACCCCGCAGGCAAAACTGGCATTCAACTTTGACCGCAAAGAATCGGACCTGTCCATCACGCCATTGAGTGTCCTCAAAGACCGCTACGGGGCTGCTTATACCTTTCTCGATGACGCACAGATCGCCGATTTCTCAAAATACATTCGTGACCAGATCAGCGGCATCAGCCTGTGGCGGTACTGTCTCTGGCTGGTATTGTTTTTTCTGGCCCTGGAAGTCCTTATCCTGCGATTCTGGAAAACTTAA
- a CDS encoding dihydroorotase, whose product MDVLLKKCTVIDPSGPHHRKEVDVLIHNGVIEKIGKRLTAPNQKCKLVEANDLHLSPGWLDIMPWHGEPGFEQVETLTSLCAAASSGGYTALAPAPNTLPVADQFNNVRALRHFQNPQGVRIHPLGALSVGTEGKDLTEMYDLTQAGAVAFTDGWKSVQHSGLLLRALEYVRPLGRTVINQPHERHLENEGLMHEGVTSTLLGMKGIPALAEEIMVHRDLELARYAGSSIHILNISSKGSVRLIKEGKKQGIPVSASVAIMNLLADDETIRDFDAVYKIWPPLRGTEDQKSLWSGVKNQTIDVITSNHSPSDQEHKDLEFAYAAYGITQLQTCFPAFNSAYPDELDTFVSAVSANPRRVLGLKKLMLEVGQEVEMTLFSPTDTWTFSRPKNKSLANNTPFFDRAFTGKVIGTIIGDQLNLI is encoded by the coding sequence ATGGATGTCCTGCTCAAAAAATGTACGGTAATTGACCCTTCCGGTCCCCATCATCGCAAAGAGGTGGATGTACTGATCCATAATGGGGTCATCGAGAAGATCGGGAAGCGCCTGACCGCTCCGAATCAAAAATGCAAACTGGTTGAGGCCAATGACCTGCATCTAAGTCCGGGTTGGTTGGATATTATGCCCTGGCATGGTGAACCGGGTTTCGAACAGGTGGAAACGCTGACTTCTTTATGCGCCGCAGCCAGCTCCGGAGGGTACACGGCCCTTGCGCCGGCACCAAATACGTTACCGGTTGCTGACCAGTTTAATAATGTTCGCGCCCTCCGGCATTTTCAGAATCCACAGGGAGTCAGGATCCATCCCCTGGGGGCCTTATCGGTTGGAACTGAGGGGAAGGACCTCACCGAGATGTATGACCTTACCCAGGCCGGAGCCGTTGCCTTTACGGATGGATGGAAATCGGTCCAGCATAGTGGATTGCTCCTGCGGGCCCTGGAATACGTACGTCCGCTGGGACGTACGGTCATCAACCAGCCTCACGAACGTCACCTTGAAAATGAAGGTCTGATGCATGAAGGGGTGACCAGTACCTTGCTGGGCATGAAAGGTATCCCTGCATTGGCTGAGGAGATCATGGTTCACCGGGATCTGGAATTAGCCCGGTATGCTGGTTCATCCATACACATCCTTAATATCTCCAGCAAAGGTTCCGTCCGGCTGATCAAGGAGGGTAAAAAACAAGGCATTCCGGTCAGCGCCAGTGTGGCGATCATGAACTTGCTGGCTGATGATGAAACGATCAGGGATTTTGATGCGGTCTACAAGATCTGGCCTCCATTGCGTGGGACGGAAGACCAGAAATCGCTCTGGTCCGGTGTTAAGAACCAAACCATTGATGTGATCACTTCCAATCACAGTCCGTCCGACCAGGAGCATAAAGACCTTGAATTTGCCTATGCCGCCTATGGCATCACCCAGTTACAGACCTGTTTTCCTGCTTTTAACTCGGCGTACCCGGATGAACTCGACACCTTTGTAAGCGCGGTCAGTGCAAACCCACGCCGTGTCCTTGGCTTGAAGAAGTTGATGCTTGAAGTTGGGCAGGAAGTTGAAATGACTCTGTTTAGCCCAACGGATACCTGGACTTTCAGCCGGCCTAAAAATAAATCGCTGGCAAATAACACACCATTTTTTGACCGTGCATTTACCGGAAAGGTTATCGGGACTATCATTGGTGATCAGCTAAACCTGATTTGA